In the Streptomyces fradiae ATCC 10745 = DSM 40063 genome, one interval contains:
- the hisG gene encoding ATP phosphoribosyltransferase — protein sequence MLRIAVPNKGSLSGPASAMLHEAGYKQRKESKELVLVDPDNEVEFFYLRPRDIAIYVSSGKLDIGITGRDLLLDSGANAEEILELGFARSTFRYATRPGTASGPADFHGMTIATSYEGIVAKHLADQGIDASVVHLDGAVETAIQLGVAQVIADVVETGTSLRNAGLEVVGEPILTSEAVVVRRTGAPADDPGVQRFLRRLQGVLVARSYVMMDYDCRAEHLEQAVALTPGLESPTVSPLHNEGWVAVRAMVPSKDAQRVMDDLYALGARAILTTEIHACRL from the coding sequence ATGCTGCGCATCGCCGTCCCCAACAAGGGTTCACTGTCAGGACCTGCGTCGGCGATGCTCCATGAGGCGGGCTACAAGCAGCGCAAGGAGTCCAAGGAGCTCGTCCTGGTCGACCCGGACAACGAGGTGGAGTTCTTCTACCTGCGCCCCCGGGACATCGCCATCTACGTCAGCTCCGGCAAGCTCGACATCGGCATCACCGGCCGCGACCTGCTGCTGGACTCCGGCGCCAACGCCGAGGAGATCCTGGAGCTGGGCTTCGCCCGCTCCACCTTCCGCTACGCCACCCGCCCCGGCACGGCGTCCGGGCCGGCCGACTTCCACGGCATGACGATCGCCACGTCGTACGAGGGCATCGTCGCCAAGCACCTCGCCGACCAGGGCATCGACGCCTCCGTCGTCCACCTCGACGGGGCGGTCGAGACCGCCATCCAGCTCGGCGTCGCCCAGGTCATCGCGGACGTCGTCGAGACCGGCACCTCCCTGCGCAACGCGGGCCTGGAGGTCGTCGGCGAGCCGATCCTCACCTCCGAGGCCGTCGTCGTACGCCGGACCGGCGCCCCCGCCGACGACCCCGGGGTGCAGCGGTTCCTCCGCCGCCTCCAGGGCGTCCTCGTCGCCCGCAGCTACGTGATGATGGACTACGACTGCCGCGCCGAGCACCTGGAGCAGGCCGTCGCCCTGACGCCCGGCCTGGAGTCCCCGACCGTCTCCCCCCTGCACAACGAGGGCTGGGTCGCCGTCCGCGCCATGGTCCCCTCCAAGGACGCCCAGCGCGTCATGGACGACCTGTACGCCCTGGGCGCCCGCGCCATCCTCACCACCGAGATCCACGCCTGCCGCCTCTGA
- a CDS encoding PH domain-containing protein: MSDAPSEAPALPVTFRPRRTRAVLLATGAAMFVVITAVALILERLHPGERMSFVLTAALFYGVLILLSRPKVVADEDGVTVVNLTRSRRLAWAEIVRVNLRVGDPWVFLDLSDGTSLPALGIQPGIGKAQAIRDARALRALAETRGSGAELR; the protein is encoded by the coding sequence ATGTCCGACGCACCCAGCGAAGCCCCCGCCCTCCCCGTGACCTTCCGGCCCCGGCGCACCCGCGCCGTCCTGCTGGCCACGGGGGCGGCGATGTTCGTCGTCATCACGGCGGTCGCCCTGATACTGGAACGGCTCCACCCCGGTGAGCGGATGAGCTTCGTCCTCACGGCCGCGCTCTTCTACGGCGTGCTCATCCTGCTGAGCCGCCCGAAGGTCGTCGCCGACGAGGACGGCGTCACCGTCGTCAACCTGACCCGCAGCCGCCGCCTCGCCTGGGCGGAGATCGTCCGCGTCAACCTGCGGGTCGGCGACCCCTGGGTCTTCCTCGACCTCAGCGACGGCACGAGCCTGCCCGCCCTCGGCATCCAGCCGGGCATCGGCAAGGCCCAGGCCATCCGCGACGCGCGGGCCCTGCGCGCCCTCGCCGAGACCCGCGGCTCGGGCGCCGAGCTGCGCTGA
- a CDS encoding SDR family oxidoreductase codes for MGTIVVTGGTGTLGRHVTERLREAGREVRVVSRHSAPYAVDLRDGRGLDAALAGAGTVVHCATTPSGGDERAARRLIDAAGRAGVAHLVYISIVGVDRVPFGYYRTKLAVEGLVERSGLGWTILRTTQFHDLVLRVLQGAARLPLLLPVPAGVPDQPVEVREVAAHLAELALGEPAGRVPDMGGPEVRTLEDLAEAYLRASGRRRRVVRVPLVGASYRAFRAGGHLARDRAVGTGTFEDHLRRHFAPGARG; via the coding sequence ATGGGAACGATCGTGGTGACAGGCGGTACGGGGACGCTGGGGCGGCACGTCACCGAGCGGCTGCGCGAGGCGGGGCGGGAGGTGCGGGTGGTCAGCCGCCACTCCGCTCCGTACGCCGTCGACCTGCGCGACGGCAGGGGGCTGGACGCGGCGCTGGCGGGCGCCGGGACGGTGGTGCACTGCGCGACCACGCCGAGCGGCGGCGACGAGCGGGCCGCGCGGCGGCTGATCGACGCGGCCGGGCGGGCCGGGGTCGCCCATCTGGTGTACATCTCGATCGTCGGGGTCGACCGGGTCCCCTTCGGCTACTACCGGACCAAGCTGGCCGTCGAGGGACTGGTCGAGCGGTCCGGGCTCGGCTGGACCATCCTGCGGACCACGCAGTTCCACGACCTGGTGCTGCGCGTACTGCAAGGGGCGGCCCGGCTGCCGCTGCTCCTCCCCGTCCCGGCGGGCGTCCCGGACCAGCCCGTCGAGGTACGGGAGGTCGCGGCGCACCTCGCCGAACTGGCCCTGGGGGAGCCCGCGGGGCGCGTGCCGGACATGGGCGGGCCCGAGGTCCGGACGCTGGAGGACCTGGCGGAGGCCTATCTGCGGGCCTCCGGGCGACGGCGCCGGGTGGTGCGGGTGCCGCTGGTGGGCGCGTCGTACCGGGCGTTCCGCGCGGGCGGGCACCTGGCGCGGGACCGGGCGGTCGGGACAGGCACGTTCGAGGACCACCTGCGGCGGCACTTCGCGCCGGGGGCGCGGGGGTAG
- a CDS encoding riboflavin synthase — protein MFTGIVEELGEVTAVEDLGDASRFRLRGPVVTHGAKHGDSIAVNGVCLTVVELEGDEFTADVMAETLKRSSLGALTVGSPVNLERPMPADGRFGGHVVQGHVDGTGTIEARTPSENWEIVRVSLPADLARYVVEKGSITVDGVSLTVVDAADDHFTVSLIPTTLALTTLGRKQPGDPVNLEVDVIAKYVERLLGTRGASR, from the coding sequence GTGTTCACCGGAATCGTCGAAGAACTGGGCGAGGTCACCGCCGTGGAGGACCTCGGCGACGCCTCCCGCTTCCGGCTGCGCGGCCCCGTGGTCACGCACGGCGCGAAGCACGGCGACTCGATCGCCGTCAACGGCGTCTGCCTGACGGTCGTGGAGCTGGAGGGCGACGAGTTCACCGCCGACGTCATGGCCGAGACCCTCAAGCGCTCCAGCCTCGGCGCGCTCACCGTCGGCTCCCCCGTCAACCTGGAGCGGCCCATGCCCGCCGACGGCCGCTTCGGCGGGCACGTCGTCCAGGGGCATGTCGACGGCACCGGCACCATCGAGGCGCGCACCCCTTCCGAGAACTGGGAGATCGTGAGGGTCTCCCTCCCGGCGGACCTCGCCCGCTACGTGGTCGAGAAGGGCTCCATCACCGTCGACGGCGTCAGCCTCACCGTCGTGGACGCCGCCGACGACCACTTCACCGTCAGCCTCATCCCCACCACGCTCGCCCTCACCACGCTCGGCCGCAAGCAGCCCGGCGACCCCGTCAACCTGGAGGTCGACGTCATCGCCAAGTACGTCGAGCGCCTCCTCGGCACGCGGGGGGCCTCCCGGTGA
- a CDS encoding chitinase C-terminal domain-containing protein yields MSSPRARASLLASGAAVAGLLLSSLSGGVSYAADNEACRPDGLYQTPGVDVPYCSVYDTEGREKMGPDHQRRVIGYFTGWRTGKDGTPAYLAHDIPWDKITHINYAFAHVGAGNKISVGTDGPNNAATGMTWPGVAGAEMDPALPYKGHFNLLNKFKKQHPDVKTLISVGGWAETGGYFDDSGKRVASGGFYSMATNADGSVNHAGINTFADSAVDFIKKYGFNGVDIDYEYATTMKDAGNPLDWPIANARRAGLVQGYTVLMKTLREKLDRAGAADGKHYLLTVAAPSSGYLLRGMETYQQQKYLDYVNIMSYDLHGAWNEHVGPNASLFDDGKDSELAAANVYGSQQYGGIGYLNTDWAYHYFRGSMPAGRINIGLPYYTRGFKNVQGGTDGLWGKAAATSCPAGSGLTKCGDGAVGIDNLWHDKDDNGKESPAGSNPMWHAKNLEKGVAGDYLPSYGFPADTKLTGTYARKYDSTLVAPWLWNAEKKVFLSTEDEQSVARKADYVVDKGIGGTMVWELAGDYDWNAAKGQYEPGSTLTSLMYDKFKAAAPYGAKVSNKALPTKAVDIGVQFGEFKLGDSNYPITPKVKITNNTKTTLPGGTEFQFDYATSAPANASDQSGFGTKVISSDHTGSNVGGLKGDFHRVSLKLPAWQTLAPGASVELSFNYYLPVSTPSNWTVNIAGTTYALAGDLARGTTVVEPGTGTGPSPGPSDPPLPGECTAPAWNASAAYGSGSTVSHKSRTWKAKWWTQGEEPGTTGEWGVWQDLGAC; encoded by the coding sequence CTGTCATCCCCCCGTGCGAGAGCCTCGCTGCTCGCATCCGGCGCCGCCGTCGCCGGACTGCTGCTCAGCTCGCTCTCCGGCGGCGTCTCGTACGCCGCCGACAACGAGGCATGTCGCCCCGACGGCCTGTACCAGACGCCCGGCGTCGACGTCCCCTACTGCTCCGTGTACGACACCGAGGGCCGCGAGAAGATGGGCCCCGACCACCAGCGCCGCGTCATCGGCTACTTCACCGGCTGGCGCACCGGCAAGGACGGCACGCCCGCCTACCTCGCCCACGACATCCCGTGGGACAAGATCACCCACATCAACTACGCCTTCGCCCACGTGGGCGCCGGCAACAAGATCTCCGTGGGCACCGACGGCCCGAACAACGCCGCCACCGGCATGACCTGGCCGGGCGTGGCGGGCGCCGAGATGGACCCGGCCCTGCCCTACAAGGGCCACTTCAACCTGCTGAACAAGTTCAAGAAGCAGCACCCGGACGTCAAGACGCTGATCTCGGTCGGCGGCTGGGCGGAGACCGGCGGCTACTTCGACGACAGCGGCAAGCGCGTGGCCTCCGGCGGCTTCTACTCGATGGCCACCAACGCGGACGGCTCGGTCAACCACGCGGGCATCAACACCTTCGCCGACTCGGCGGTCGACTTCATCAAGAAGTACGGCTTCAACGGCGTCGACATCGACTACGAGTACGCGACGACCATGAAGGACGCGGGCAACCCGCTCGACTGGCCGATCGCCAACGCCCGCCGCGCCGGCCTGGTCCAGGGCTACACGGTGCTGATGAAGACCCTGCGCGAGAAGCTCGACCGCGCCGGCGCCGCCGACGGCAAGCACTACCTGCTGACCGTCGCCGCCCCGTCCTCGGGCTACCTGCTGCGCGGCATGGAGACGTACCAGCAGCAGAAGTACCTCGACTACGTCAACATCATGTCGTACGACCTGCACGGCGCCTGGAACGAGCACGTCGGCCCCAACGCCTCGCTGTTCGACGACGGCAAGGACTCCGAGCTGGCCGCCGCGAACGTCTACGGCAGCCAGCAGTACGGCGGCATCGGGTACCTCAACACCGACTGGGCGTACCACTACTTCCGCGGCTCCATGCCGGCCGGGCGCATCAACATCGGCCTGCCGTACTACACCCGCGGCTTCAAGAACGTCCAGGGCGGCACCGACGGCCTGTGGGGCAAGGCGGCGGCCACCAGCTGCCCGGCCGGCTCCGGCCTGACCAAGTGCGGTGACGGCGCGGTCGGCATCGACAACCTGTGGCACGACAAGGACGACAACGGCAAGGAGTCCCCGGCGGGCTCCAACCCGATGTGGCACGCCAAGAACCTCGAGAAGGGCGTCGCCGGCGACTACCTCCCCTCGTACGGCTTCCCCGCCGACACGAAGCTGACCGGCACCTACGCCCGCAAGTACGACTCCACGCTGGTGGCGCCGTGGCTGTGGAACGCCGAGAAGAAGGTCTTCCTCTCCACGGAGGACGAGCAGTCGGTGGCCCGCAAGGCGGACTACGTGGTCGACAAGGGCATCGGCGGCACGATGGTCTGGGAGCTGGCGGGCGACTACGACTGGAACGCGGCGAAGGGCCAGTACGAGCCCGGCTCCACGCTGACGTCGCTGATGTACGACAAGTTCAAGGCGGCCGCCCCGTACGGCGCGAAGGTCTCGAACAAGGCGCTGCCGACCAAGGCCGTCGACATCGGCGTGCAGTTCGGCGAGTTCAAGCTCGGGGACTCCAACTACCCGATCACACCCAAGGTGAAGATCACCAACAACACGAAGACGACGCTGCCGGGCGGTACGGAGTTCCAGTTCGACTACGCCACCTCCGCACCCGCCAACGCCTCGGACCAGTCCGGCTTCGGCACCAAGGTGATCAGCAGCGACCACACGGGCAGCAACGTGGGCGGGCTGAAGGGCGACTTCCACCGCGTCTCGCTGAAGCTGCCGGCGTGGCAGACCCTCGCGCCGGGCGCCTCGGTGGAGCTGTCGTTCAACTACTACCTGCCGGTCTCGACCCCGTCGAACTGGACGGTGAACATCGCGGGCACGACGTACGCGCTCGCCGGCGACCTCGCCCGCGGCACCACCGTCGTGGAGCCCGGCACGGGCACCGGCCCCTCGCCGGGCCCGTCGGACCCGCCGCTCCCGGGCGAGTGCACGGCCCCGGCGTGGAACGCCTCGGCCGCGTACGGCAGCGGCTCCACCGTCTCCCACAAGTCCCGTACGTGGAAGGCGAAGTGGTGGACGCAGGGCGAGGAGCCCGGCACCACGGGCGAGTGGGGCGTCTGGCAGGACCTCGGCGCCTGCTGA
- a CDS encoding RNA polymerase sigma-70 factor, producing MSAVTKSAEEFESHRPRLFGLAYRMLGSAAEAEDVVQDAYLRWSGADPDRVERPGAWLATVVTRLCLNRLTSARARREEYPGPWLPEPLVTDDAALGPPESAERREAVSMALLVLLERLTPAERAVYVLREAFAYSHREIAGAVGVSEANSRQLHRRASARVASAGPLSGPRDERRHRELVDAFAAAARDGDLAALEKVLADDVTWVGDGGGVVRSGLRPLVGRAKVLRFLAGVLPRRQGGVRFERAEVNGAAALVAWSGPALVTVASFTVRDGLVATVHSTVNPDKLAYAERQLSHPGGLAGSHR from the coding sequence GTGAGCGCCGTGACGAAGTCCGCCGAAGAGTTCGAGTCCCACCGCCCGCGCCTCTTCGGCCTCGCCTACCGGATGCTCGGCTCCGCCGCCGAGGCCGAGGACGTGGTGCAGGACGCCTACCTGCGGTGGAGCGGGGCCGACCCGGACCGCGTCGAACGGCCGGGGGCCTGGCTGGCGACGGTCGTCACCCGCCTGTGCCTGAACCGGCTCACCTCGGCCCGCGCCCGGCGTGAGGAGTACCCCGGCCCCTGGCTGCCCGAGCCGCTCGTCACCGACGACGCCGCGCTCGGCCCGCCGGAGTCGGCCGAGCGGCGGGAGGCCGTCTCCATGGCGCTGCTGGTGCTGCTGGAGCGGCTGACACCGGCCGAGCGGGCGGTGTACGTGCTGCGCGAGGCGTTCGCGTACAGCCACCGCGAGATCGCCGGGGCCGTCGGCGTCAGCGAGGCCAACAGCCGCCAGCTCCACCGCAGGGCGAGCGCGCGGGTGGCCTCCGCCGGGCCCCTGTCCGGCCCCCGGGACGAGCGGCGCCACCGCGAGCTGGTCGATGCCTTCGCCGCCGCCGCCCGCGACGGCGACCTGGCCGCCCTGGAGAAGGTCCTCGCCGACGACGTGACCTGGGTGGGCGACGGCGGCGGCGTCGTACGGTCCGGGCTGCGGCCCCTCGTGGGCCGGGCGAAGGTGCTGCGCTTCCTGGCCGGTGTCCTGCCGCGCCGGCAGGGCGGTGTGCGCTTCGAGCGCGCCGAGGTCAACGGGGCGGCCGCGCTGGTCGCGTGGTCGGGCCCCGCACTGGTCACGGTCGCGTCGTTCACGGTGCGCGACGGGCTCGTGGCCACCGTGCACAGTACGGTCAACCCGGACAAACTGGCCTACGCGGAGCGTCAGCTGTCACATCCGGGAGGTCTCGCCGGTTCTCACCGGTGA
- a CDS encoding bifunctional 3,4-dihydroxy-2-butanone-4-phosphate synthase/GTP cyclohydrolase II, with product MTLAPGPSPWDADLTLDPVEQAVRDIAAGRPVVVVDDEDRENEGDLVVAAEKATPEIVAFMMSECRGLVCAPMEGDELDRLGLPQMVEENTESMRTAFTVSVDAAPVHGVTTGISAADRATTLQLLASGTAEPSDLVRPGHVFPLRARPGGVLTRDGHTEAAVDLARLAGLRPAGAIVEIAGEDGVMLRLPELVPFARKHGLTIISIEDLIAYRRANGPAVLPGHHRETAPVTAPAPAPVPAPAEVPAVRREAEVRLPTAHGDFTAYGYRSAADGVEHVALVHGDLGDGEDVLVRVHSECLTGDVFHSLRCDCGPQLHAAMDRVTEAGRGVVVYLRGHEGRGIGLLSKLRAYELQERGRDTLDANLELGLPADARDYAAGARMLADLGVRSVRLMTNNPDKSAALARHGIVVSGREAMPVQAGEHNVRYLRTKRDRMGHDLPWLDGPADVSPCVTQ from the coding sequence ATGACCCTCGCGCCCGGACCGTCCCCGTGGGACGCCGACCTCACCCTGGACCCGGTCGAGCAGGCCGTCCGCGACATCGCCGCCGGTCGGCCCGTCGTGGTCGTCGACGACGAGGACCGGGAGAACGAGGGCGACCTCGTCGTCGCCGCCGAGAAGGCCACCCCCGAGATCGTCGCCTTCATGATGAGCGAGTGCCGCGGCCTCGTCTGCGCCCCCATGGAGGGCGACGAGCTGGACCGGCTCGGCCTGCCGCAGATGGTCGAGGAGAACACCGAGTCCATGCGGACCGCCTTCACCGTCTCCGTCGACGCCGCCCCGGTCCACGGCGTCACCACCGGCATCTCCGCCGCCGACCGCGCCACCACCCTCCAGCTGCTGGCGAGCGGCACCGCCGAGCCGTCGGACCTCGTCCGCCCCGGCCACGTCTTCCCCCTGCGCGCCCGGCCCGGCGGCGTCCTGACCCGCGACGGCCACACCGAGGCCGCCGTCGATCTGGCCCGCCTCGCCGGGCTCCGCCCGGCCGGCGCCATCGTGGAGATCGCCGGAGAGGACGGCGTCATGCTCCGCCTCCCGGAGCTGGTGCCCTTCGCCCGCAAGCACGGCCTGACGATCATCTCCATCGAGGACCTGATCGCCTACCGCCGCGCCAACGGCCCCGCCGTCCTCCCCGGCCACCACCGTGAGACGGCCCCGGTCACGGCCCCGGCCCCCGCCCCGGTCCCGGCTCCGGCCGAGGTCCCGGCCGTCCGGCGCGAGGCCGAGGTGCGGCTGCCCACCGCGCACGGGGACTTCACCGCGTACGGCTACCGCTCCGCCGCCGACGGCGTCGAGCACGTCGCCCTGGTCCACGGCGACCTCGGCGACGGCGAGGACGTCCTCGTGCGGGTCCACTCCGAGTGCCTCACCGGCGACGTCTTCCACTCGCTGCGCTGCGACTGCGGCCCCCAGCTGCACGCCGCCATGGACCGCGTGACCGAGGCGGGGCGCGGCGTCGTCGTGTACCTGCGCGGCCACGAGGGGCGCGGCATCGGCCTGCTCTCCAAGCTCCGCGCGTACGAACTCCAGGAGCGGGGCCGCGACACCCTCGACGCCAACCTGGAGCTCGGCCTGCCCGCCGACGCCCGCGACTACGCCGCCGGCGCCCGCATGCTCGCCGACCTCGGTGTCCGCAGCGTCCGGCTGATGACCAACAACCCGGACAAGAGCGCGGCCCTCGCCCGCCACGGCATCGTCGTGTCCGGCCGCGAGGCCATGCCGGTCCAGGCGGGCGAGCACAACGTCCGCTACCTGCGGACCAAGCGCGACCGCATGGGCCACGACCTGCCCTGGCTGGACGGCCCGGCCGACGTGTCCCCCTGCGTCACCCAGTAG
- a CDS encoding nicotinamide mononucleotide transporter family protein, protein MNAFDWLGAEAFTAFGQRIIWSDMIGNTIGLAALALGWRRSILTWPAQLLSGLVLVAAYASAQLGGGVGKQLLVIAVAAWGWRQWHLGRRQAQDGSIAVRFASWKERGLLAAGAVLGTLAVGGLFTLYPSLSWSPWADAYIFVGTLVAMVAQARGLVEFWFAWLLVDLVGVPLAFSSGLAFSGLVYVIYFALVLWGMRDWWLRTRTPAQALEGAPA, encoded by the coding sequence GTGAACGCCTTCGACTGGCTGGGCGCGGAGGCGTTCACCGCCTTCGGCCAGCGCATCATCTGGTCCGACATGATCGGCAACACGATCGGCCTCGCCGCGCTCGCCCTCGGCTGGCGGCGCTCCATCCTCACCTGGCCCGCCCAGCTGCTCTCCGGCCTCGTCCTCGTCGCCGCCTACGCCTCCGCGCAGCTCGGCGGCGGCGTGGGCAAGCAGCTGCTGGTCATCGCCGTCGCCGCGTGGGGCTGGCGCCAGTGGCACCTCGGCCGCCGCCAGGCCCAGGACGGCTCCATCGCCGTCCGCTTCGCCTCCTGGAAGGAGCGCGGCCTGCTCGCCGCGGGCGCCGTCCTCGGCACGCTCGCCGTCGGCGGACTGTTCACCCTGTACCCGTCGCTGTCGTGGAGCCCCTGGGCCGACGCGTACATCTTCGTCGGCACCCTCGTCGCGATGGTCGCCCAGGCCCGCGGGCTGGTCGAGTTCTGGTTCGCCTGGCTCCTCGTGGACCTCGTCGGCGTCCCGCTCGCCTTCAGCAGCGGGCTCGCCTTCTCCGGCCTGGTGTACGTGATCTACTTCGCCCTCGTGCTGTGGGGCATGCGCGACTGGTGGCTCCGTACGCGCACCCCGGCCCAGGCCCTGGAAGGAGCCCCGGCATGA
- the ribH gene encoding 6,7-dimethyl-8-ribityllumazine synthase has product MSGKGAPELSVKNCGDLRVAVIAAQWHEKVMGGLVDGALRALRELGIDEPTLLRVPGSFELPVVAKVLAGRGYDAVVALGVVIRGGTPHFDYVCQGVTQGLVQVSVETGVPVGFGVLTCDTEEQALDRAGLEGSNEDKGHEAVTAAVATAMTLRTVSEPWR; this is encoded by the coding sequence GTGAGCGGCAAGGGCGCACCCGAACTGTCCGTCAAGAACTGCGGCGACCTCCGTGTCGCCGTCATCGCCGCCCAGTGGCACGAGAAGGTCATGGGCGGCCTCGTCGACGGCGCCCTGCGCGCCCTGCGCGAGCTGGGCATCGACGAGCCGACCCTGCTGCGGGTCCCCGGCAGCTTCGAACTGCCCGTCGTCGCCAAGGTCCTCGCCGGACGCGGCTACGACGCCGTCGTCGCCCTCGGCGTCGTCATCCGGGGCGGCACGCCCCACTTCGACTACGTGTGCCAGGGCGTCACCCAGGGCCTCGTGCAGGTCTCCGTCGAGACCGGCGTCCCCGTCGGCTTCGGCGTCCTCACCTGCGACACCGAGGAGCAGGCCCTCGACCGCGCCGGACTGGAGGGGTCGAACGAGGACAAGGGCCACGAAGCGGTCACCGCCGCCGTCGCCACCGCCATGACGCTGCGCACGGTCAGCGAACCCTGGCGCTGA
- the ribD gene encoding bifunctional diaminohydroxyphosphoribosylaminopyrimidine deaminase/5-amino-6-(5-phosphoribosylamino)uracil reductase RibD, translating to MATAADTTAMRRAVALAARGLGFTSPNPVVGCVVLDASGHEVGAGYHQRAGGPHAEVHALRQAGVLARGGTAYVTLEPCDHTGRTGPCSQALIEAGIARVVYAVADPDPRAGGGAATLRAAGVRVEEGLLADEAEAGNAAWLTSVRLGRPHVRWKYAATLDGRVAAADGTSRWITSPESRADVHRLRAEADAVVVGSGTARADDPHLAVRGVDGAAQPLRVVVDTEATAVKPGARVLDDAAPTLVAVAEDAAAGHLDGVGVVRLPRAADGRGLSVPALLAALHERGVRSVLLEGGPTLAGAFAAEGAVDEVVGYLAPVLLGAGPAALGDAGIATLADALRLRVTGTDRLGPDLRVTARPVRPSTTKET from the coding sequence GTGGCCACAGCGGCCGACACGACCGCCATGCGCCGAGCCGTCGCGCTCGCCGCCCGCGGACTCGGCTTCACCAGCCCGAACCCGGTCGTCGGGTGCGTCGTCCTGGACGCCTCCGGCCACGAGGTCGGCGCCGGGTACCACCAGCGCGCCGGCGGCCCCCACGCCGAGGTCCACGCCCTGCGCCAGGCCGGTGTCCTCGCCCGCGGCGGCACCGCCTACGTCACCCTCGAACCCTGCGACCACACCGGCCGCACCGGCCCCTGCTCCCAGGCGCTCATCGAGGCCGGCATCGCCCGGGTCGTCTACGCGGTCGCCGACCCCGACCCGCGGGCGGGCGGCGGCGCGGCCACCCTCCGCGCGGCCGGCGTCCGGGTCGAGGAAGGGCTCCTCGCCGACGAGGCCGAGGCCGGCAACGCCGCCTGGCTCACCTCCGTACGCCTCGGGCGCCCCCACGTCCGCTGGAAGTACGCCGCCACCCTCGACGGCCGCGTCGCCGCCGCCGACGGCACCAGCCGCTGGATCACCTCGCCCGAGTCCCGCGCCGACGTCCACCGGCTGCGCGCCGAGGCGGACGCGGTCGTCGTCGGCTCCGGCACCGCCCGCGCCGACGACCCGCACCTCGCCGTGCGCGGCGTCGACGGCGCCGCGCAGCCCCTGCGCGTCGTCGTCGACACCGAGGCGACCGCCGTCAAGCCCGGCGCCCGCGTGCTGGACGACGCCGCGCCCACACTGGTCGCCGTCGCCGAGGACGCCGCCGCGGGCCATCTCGACGGCGTGGGCGTCGTCCGGCTGCCCAGGGCCGCCGATGGCCGCGGCCTGTCCGTCCCGGCCCTGCTGGCCGCCCTCCACGAGCGGGGCGTGCGCTCCGTACTCCTCGAAGGCGGTCCGACCCTCGCGGGCGCCTTCGCCGCCGAGGGCGCCGTCGACGAGGTCGTCGGCTACCTCGCCCCCGTACTCCTGGGCGCCGGCCCCGCCGCGCTCGGCGACGCCGGGATCGCCACCCTCGCCGACGCGCTGCGGCTGCGCGTCACCGGCACCGACCGCCTCGGCCCCGACCTGCGCGTCACCGCCCGCCCCGTCCGCCCCTCCACCACCAAGGAGACGTGA
- a CDS encoding phosphoribosyl-ATP diphosphatase, with product MANKTFEDLFAELQLKAETGDPATSRTAELVDKGVHAIGKKIVEEAAEVWMAAEYEGADAAAEEISQLLYHVQVMMVARGISLDDVYAHL from the coding sequence ATGGCGAACAAAACCTTCGAAGACCTCTTCGCCGAGCTCCAGCTCAAGGCAGAGACCGGCGACCCCGCCACCTCCCGCACCGCCGAGCTGGTGGACAAGGGCGTCCATGCCATCGGCAAGAAGATCGTCGAGGAGGCCGCCGAAGTGTGGATGGCCGCCGAGTACGAGGGCGCTGACGCCGCGGCCGAGGAGATCTCCCAGCTCCTCTACCACGTCCAGGTGATGATGGTCGCGCGCGGCATCTCCCTCGACGACGTCTACGCCCACCTCTGA